taaattaaatgatttgtgatacgcgATCTTAAGTCCcaaattaattcaaatgatttgtgttACATGACCCAATTGGAgcacttcgaaacagtgaatcacttTGCGACGctatggtttaactgattcagagttttgaaaaacttttcaaaaacgtTTGCTTTTTCCATCGGGTTTCCATCActacatgcttttttaaattgttacaagCAGTGTCAAAATTCATAAATGATTGGCCCTTTTAATTTGatctaggttttttttttttttttgctagtgaatcatttgaaatgaatgatcaaagtcatAAGTTTTAAACTATCGGAGcgggttccagcgtaaatgactcactcaactgatttggttcatctgttcctcttttcgcatCTTCAACCATGTATACACAACATTGTCAGTattactactggcttagctctctagttttatgttgttgttttttttagtatagaTTTTTGCAATTATTGAAATCAAACACTtgaattgaaattaaaaacttattttaaagatacattgtctttcaataatttaacCACTTCTCatgtacctcttcaggaatattgctattttcaagggttttccggggcttaaaaagtttaaaaaaagtcaaactcaagtacttcaagcactttaaaggaacactccacttttttttaaaaaataggctcattttccaactcccctaaacagttgagttttaccgttttcgaatccttTCAGCCGAtttccgggtctggcggtagcacttttatcatagcttagcatagatcattgaatctgattagactgttagcatcttgctcaaaaatgaccaaagagtttgactcttctgtagttacattgtgtactaagacagatggaaaatgaaaagttgcgattttctaggccgatagggctaggaactatactctctgTTTAACTCTACactgtaacaaataaaaaacaatttgttgagtcagcttaaaataatttgttaccctgctgccttaaaattttaagttcagtcaactaaaataagtttattcaacttgaaatgttaagttgtactaagtaacaacttagatatttgtgtttgctaaacttaacagatgggtaagtaacccagctgccttaaaattttaggttgatttaactcaaatatctaagttgtcacttaatataatttaacatttcaagttgaataaactttttttgagttgactgaatttaaaattttaaggcagccaggttacaaattattttaagttgactcaacaaattgtttttttacagtgtaggggaGTTGGAAATTAAGcttattatcaaaaaaaaagtggagtgttcctttaagcaccttgtacgaaccctgttcGATGGTAAACGCcatgtcatgaaactctagatggtgcagGCTGGTAAGTTgttaatgcaaactgatgatattcacagcattaaacaacttggcacaagctgattgattcatgttgcatacgcagccaatgagcttgctgctcacATTTAAATTGCTGGTTAGTATTAACTAGAGCATTTTGCAGTGcactttcagagttcctctgaaacccatAGATCTGCTACGTTATTATacatgctatttgtgcagcagcagtatgtctgaAACACTCACAGCAGTATATCGCCGTACTTGTtttgcagcagcaataatctacaacaacagcaataaccaacagcagcagcaattcagcagcatagcagatctattcttCCAAGATCAAATACATTAGCagtgtcatatccattaccatgctaaaattcTGAAGCATTGTCATGATAGAACTTCCAACTGTCTGGGCAACTGTCATACATGTGTTTATGAGTTCACACTTCATGTAAATGTCAGCACATTGTGAAGTACATCGTCACTTCTCACGCGAGTTTCACTTGTATGACAGTTGGCTGGAAGCGACGttctatcatttaaaaaaaaatgtagatctatacaggtggagctggggaaggggAAGGGTTTCTGAACCACActgcaactgctacagcaagcactagccaagtgtttgaatgttgagcagcaagctcattggctctATGTCAGATTAAGTTAGACCTATCAGACTGCTATCTAGAGGTTCATGACAGAGCTTTtggatttaattaatataattctaAAGTAACCAGACATTAgaaataaaacatggaaaaatagCTATTTGAATAAAACGAATACCTTTTTTAACTGTGTTACTATCCTGGGTTATGGTGCATATAGGGCACAGCCACAGTTGGAGAGCCGCTAATTTAGTGCATTCACCCTGCAGTGTTCAATCAAGTTCAGATTTCGCCCACATCCCCACTGCAAAATGATATTTCCATTGCAATACCAAGCAAGAAAGTTTGAACAACCTTGGACAGCGTCTTAACACAGCCTACACAGGAACTGTAATTACAATTATACCACAATGATTGCAATTACTGTTAGTACAAATGACAATTACAATGATGGAATGAAAGGAAGGAAATTTTGTTTCCTGTTTCGGAAGAAGAGTAAAACTCAAAGTCATCATCATGAAGCATCTTTCTAATCAAGCTAATACTAAAACACGAATAACCTGTGAGTCAGCTACTACTGCTCATGAAAGAGTTGACATTTTTGAGAACTACTGTAATCCTGACCGTGGGAATTATACTGCCAGTGTTCACTCCTTTACTGCAAATTCCACTCTCCTCCACCAGTACTGCTAGTTTAGATACAACACTAAATCAATTTCACAGAGCTCCACTGGAGTGCATTCCACAGCGAGCCAAACCCCGGGTCCCCAGCACAGCGATCGTGAGATGAAGACAGGGTGTGTGCTTGAACAGACTTTACTAGagtgataaaataaaacatttgacagTATATAAGGACAGGCAGTGAGAATAAACACTGTATAATGCGATTAACATCACATTCCTGTTATCCCTCTAAGAACTCTCTGAGAGACGGAAAGGAAGGGAGAAAGAAGTCACAAAAAGAtaagagagggagaaagaaaagaaagaaaatggccTAGTTGTATCCTCAAGCATCTACAAAGGAGCTATTTCTGGTCCTTGGATGACAGCCAAAGCTAGACTACAAAAAATGTCCATCAGATCTGAATGAAAGTGTGAGGAGACATTAACGTCTGATATATCAGATATACTcagttttaataacatttttaggcaGAGTAAATACACAAGAGTGGCATTTTTAGAGCACATCTGGCTTTGATTACAAAACGTGTTATTGCCATATATTCCCTTTCGCTTACAAAAACATTCCTTCCCTTCCCCTATTCTTTCTGTCAatcatttttcacatttcacttGTAGATTTCCATGCTCAGATTTCATCCTTTCCACTAGCATCACCACATTTCCTTACCACTGCTGAATGCCTGCTTTTTCTCATTCACCCTTTCCAAATCAAACAGACTGTTTTGGCCACAGGCTGACAGAAGGTCTATGGCAGAGTCTTAAATGGAAATTCTTTGGCAGGAACATGACAGAATAAGCATATAATTCATAATGGTTAAATGTATAGCAGAAATCTGGGTGGTTCTCTTTTACAGAAATACTCAAATGTCAAGTACTAAGATTAAAGCTGGTGTTTACTTATAAATAAGCACTTTCATACCTCGCTGAAACGTAAAAGCAATTTTGATATCCTATCTGAATCCATGCCCACTGAAAACACAGAGTCAGCATGACAGAAAAAGAACTAGTGTGAACAACTGCTCAGGGATACAGACCATGAAAATCCCTTAAAGTACCTTAGTTTAGGCATTTATATACACAAAGTGACTGTGTTGATTTTGTGTGCTAGACAAGTAAGTAAGATTAAACAACAGCAAAGTGGTTGTAATGAGGCACTTCATTTCCTAaacctaaaatgtaagtcaatatTTATGGGAATGTTAAAGGATTATTTTGCCAtgctttcttcagtcaaaaagaaggtttttgaggaaaaattccaggattttctccatatagtggacttcaatggggatcatgggttgaaggtccaaattgcagtttcactgcagcttcaaagggctctacatgatcccaggcaaggaataagggtcttacatagcaaacattttctaaaaaatacaaattgtatACTGCGCTCTTATaatactccatcatttttggtcatacagataagagtaatacatcttttgaatctgtaatgacgtttatttgtgcacactcataataacaacaaaaccttgcgcttttgtaaaataattaaagcataCAAGATTTATCTGCCGTTTTGGTCTTTGTGAACTTGAGTGTGAAACTACGAAACTCTGTGCATACATGCCTGAAACatgagacatgaaaaatatatctatagagagtgcagtgtctacttttaaatgaaccaattcaaacagaaaacaaatattctcatgTGATCCAtataaaacatgcatacaggtgcatcactCCTGCGGAgatgagtcagtgtcgccgacttcatctcttaagccgaaaacaaagaaagcaacagtctattaataaattattaaaacattaatgcagtctccttgctgttttttcctgacacattcataattattatatctgagctgtggcaagctttttttgcatgagcttgagtgcttattaggctatgtaggcaattaaaggctcattattatgatttatatggtttattaataaatgtgcgacTAATTGTCAACTAATACTTAAAACGAACgactactagttgaccagaaaaatcttttctGGCAGCcctattaaaaagtatatatatttttaattttgtaaaataaaatgacagatcattttactagataagacccttatttcacagctgggattgtgtagagccctctgaagaccttcaacccgttgatctcCAATGAAGtcctctatatggagaaaaatcctggaatttcttcatttcttttcaactgaagaaagaaagacatgaacatcttggatgacatttacaagggtgagtaagttatcaggaaattttaattcaggagtgaactaatcctttaacacaATTCTTTTACTTCCTTGCAAGAACTCGTATTTCCTAAGGAAATCTGGGGAAATGAATTCTTTTTGAGAAATGGCTTCGTGATTTGCAGTTTCCctttttgcatatttgcataGGAGTGGCATGGACTTCTGAAATGAGAAGGAAAACCCCTCTCTGGATTTGGGTTTTTAGTAGCATGTAAATTCATGTTCCAGACTCATTTTTCCTTGACGGTTTCGGTTTTACAGGCATATGTACTTAGAAACTATCATCAAGCAACCAGTAACATAATACTTGTTACTCACAGATCATCATTTCAAGTTAACTTCGATTCGGATGTGACCGAAAGTGGAGATGTCCAAGTAAATGAGCTTTTAACTTTGTAATTAGCTCATCAATTTGCATTAGTTTGACTCATTGAGTCCAGTTCACAGACTGGATGTGAACATGATAGGCAGGCACTATAGCATAGACAGGGTAATAAGCTAATCACAGTCATGATAATGATAAGTAGGAAATCATCCAATTGACAAAGTTATCAGTCAGTCACAGTGACATGAAAGAAAGCTTCCCCATGGGacattttgtctgtattttgcACAATCACAACACCAATAAACTCAACAACTGCACTCTGAAGACTGTTGGAAAGTGTTGCTTTAGAAAAACGAATGCTACTTTTCTTACAATCTTTTTTTGTATCTGCCTCTTCCTCTGAGAAAGCGCCCCTGATGAGCAGGTATACTTAATAAACAGTAAAAGCTGCATGCACAAAGACAAGCAGACACCACATACTACGCCACACCAAATGTCCCCGTCTTCCTGCTGTGAGAAGTTCTTCACATGCTGGTGTTTATTTCTTACCATATGTTTTCAGCAATGCTAATTAGCCAAATATGCACTTCTTTTGATTCTAAAGGTGTGTTTGCAGAGAAAAAAGACTTAGGCATTGATTCACACTTGGTTTCATTTCAGAGAgcctaaatataaatatctgcGGTATAAACAAATATCAAATTCTACTCAACTTGgcaataaatcacattttccaCTGGTGCAACTGTGGACTGTGAGCCAGTCACATGATAGTATGATATAACATACATAGAGACcttaaaaacatacacaggTTTTGCGGTTCCAAATCGCTCCATCTAAGAGTACCTTACAAAACAAGTACATAATGACAACAATATCAATGCCAGAAAACCACATAATGCGCACAGCTAATGCGTAACAATATTTACGCACAAGAGAGACTGTATACCTCTCGGTGGACTTCTAAACAGATTCCCTGCCAAGAAAAATCTGTGTAGCCAATTACACGCAGAGCAAAATCAAGCTCCATTTTGGTACCTAACTAGTAAAACAGTGGGAGATAAATAAGACCATAGACTCTCAATGCTGTAATAAAATAGTCTTATTTCACTGTTCAAAGTCTGTGATTATTTCTACAAGCATTCCATGCATTTTCTCACCTAGTTAATGGGAACAAACGGATACTGAATGTTACAACTGAACTTTTCAGTGCCAAGcactgaaaattatttttagattgtaCCAGTTCTTTTTCAGAATGGCATCTGAGCAGTGGTAGTTGTTTGttacatgcaaacaaaaaataatctcATGCATTCTCACCTGATGTTCTTATGCCTCCAGCTGAGCAATCCTTCATCAGTGAGCTTCCAGGTCTCATTATGTTCCTTGAAGCAGGCTGAACTTCACCCATACTCCTTTGAGCTGTCATTCGACTGTACGCACTGCTAGCAAGGTTGGGGTTCCTCAGGAAAGTGTGATGGTGGATGGCTCTCTCTGCTAGGGGGGGTGATGGTAGGTCTTCATCACCTTCATCATCATCGTCCTGGTACCCTGACCCAGCTTCTGGGTTCAGAACCCTGTTTCCCGGCTCTACCTGACTGCTCTCTCTCCACCTCCATGGCTGATGATGCTCTGCCCACCTAACTTTTGATACAGGTCTTAGATGTGCAGGTCCTATATATGAAAGTGGTGAACTTTTGTGTTTCTCTGCTTGTTTTGAAGGTGTTGATGAAGAGCATGGGGAATTTGAGGGCGGCCCCCTTCTGAAATGGTCTTTCCTGATCTTGCCTTGTCCTAGCATACCCTCTACTCCTTCTCTTTCTCTAACCCTATCATCCACAAACCTTTTATCTCTAGCCTGCTCTCTGTTGTCTTCTCTTTGCCAGCTATTTCTACTGAACCAGTCACTGGGGGAATGAGATGTTACATTAGCGTACGTCCCCTGTGGCTTCCCACCGCAAAGTACGGAGTCACGTCTCAGAAACTTGTGCTTTCTTTTATGGAACTTTGAAGGGGTTAAAATGGGATTTTTGGAGTAGGGGTGCACATAAGAGGGTAAAAAGGGTGATGATGGGTATATCGTTGCAGATGGAGGGTATCCTCTATACAGTCCAAAACCAAATGAAGTGGTGGAGAGTGGCATTTTGTATGGCGGGTGGTAACAGCCACCTCCTGACAGTGGGAACCCAAGTTTGTGCACTACTGGACAATGTGTGACAATATGTTCACCAGGTTGAGAAGGACACCCATTGTTCCTCTTAAAATCTGCCATTCCGACATAATGCAGAGAATCACGTGAAAAGTCTGACTGAGGTGAGTAGTAACCACTGAAGTTGATCTGAAACATAGCTGGATGATGAAGGTTTTGCGGTAGACACTGAAGAACGTGAGGGTGAGCTTTTCCTTTCCCACTCTTCCGTCCAGATTTTGCTTCATCCCCACACCCTCGTAACGAGATATGATGCACAATGCGAATCGCACTAAGTCTGACCACTAATTCCTCAATCTCTGCCAGAAAGGCAGGGTCTTGTCTTTTGGCCCTGAGTTGAAGATACTTTTTCTTACATTTGTGTTTATGCCTCCTGATCTTATCATGGCTGAAGCAATTGTGACCTTTTCTATGGCACTTGTATTTGAGACTTTCCTGCTCCATCAAGACAGATCGTCCAAGGTGTGTAGATCTGCGGTCTTGAATCCTTACAGAGCCCAACTGGGATGTGGCTGAAGGGCACGGTGTAGACTGCGAGGAGGACGGAGTTTTCGATTTCTCTTCGTGCACTGGTTTAACTTTTTGGGAGCTGGTTACCTTCGGAGCAGAATGTTGATCATATTCACGGTTCCCAAGATGAAGCTTTCTTCGGAAAGAACTAGGAGTGGGCGAAGGGGACTCGAGATGTTTAAATGAGTAGGTAGACCCGCACAAAGGAGACTGGCTATCAAACGAATGGCTATGTTCACCAGAGGTGGACCAAGAGTTTAGCTGATTAGAAGACTCTGTCAAGACTTGCTGGGACTTTTGTCCCACAACTTGTTCAGAGTCTTGCCCAGGAGTTTCTTTTTGAGTTTTAGGTTTACGACCTCTCCTCTTTCCTATGTAGATAGTCCCACGTTTGCTGATATTAATTTGAGGACCAAGCTTTCCACCAAAAGAGTTAACAAGTGAGGATAAAGAGTGAGCTCCATCTGAAGCCGAACTATTGGCATCACCTTCATTGTCTTTCTGAGTAAAACCAGATTTGTAACTTTGGCTCTGCCCTGAAAGAAACTGTGTGAGTACTTTATCCTTTTTCTTGACTCTCATCttattaatatttgtgataattGTCTTCATTATCAACCTGTTTCGTTTGCGGCTGATTTGAGCATCTCTAGCTTTAGACAAGGAGGGTTTGAGTTTTCCTTCAGCACCCTTCTTCCCAGATGCTGAGTTTAGTGACTTAGATCTCTTTTTCTGGGCAGACGAGGAACATTTGGAATGACCGAGTGTTTTGGGAGTTGGCTTTGGGAGATTCTCTGGATCAGGGACATTCGCATGTTCAATTATGGGGAATTTAGTAGAGGATTTTTGAGACTTACTTTCCTGAAGAGTCCCTTCCAACCTGGTCACTTTTGGACGACCCCTTTTCTTAGGAGGGGACTCAAAGGAAAAGGTTTCTGAACTGGGTGGTGCATTTTGGAGTTGTTTAGATTTAGGAGGTTGTCCAACTTGTCTTGATTTACCCTGCTGTGATGACAATGCCTTTGATGACTTTATGGAAGGAATTTTTTTAAGGTTTGATTTTTGTGGTATCTTTTTACAGGCAGCAGAACTAACATTTGCGGTCTTCGCCAGATCCATCTTCTCACCTTGATTTTCCATCTTAGTCATCTGAACACTTCTTTGTTTCTTCTGTGACAAGATGTTTTGTTTGGGATGTAAAGGTGGCTCATCACTTGGAACAGAACTGTTAAATTGAGAATCTGCACTCCCAGGGGTTTGAGAGGAACACGGCACATCTTTGTCCTGGTTTGAACTATGCCTAGCTCTTTTCTTATTCTTGTCAGTGATATGCCCCACCCTACTACCATCTTTTGGCTGTACAGCAACAGCTTGGGCAGGTTCCATTGTCATCTTTCTGGTGCCATCTATGGCATCACTTTCATTATACTTCTTATTTCTACCTCTATTCTCCAGTGACTCTGGCGTACAAGTGCTGTTCTCAGGAGTTGCTGATTCGGCAGATTTATCTGAAGCAGTAAGGAGCAACGGTGTCTTGATAGAGGGACTCTGCTGATGCAATAACCCATTTTCCTTACTCCTACTGTTAGTTATGGTGTTACTCATGTTTTTGGAACATGCAGAATCTCCATCTTCTTTCTctgttgtatttaaaacattgtcAACATTACTTTCCCTGATTCTGCTCTTTTTTGGAGGGCAGGGAGTTTGCTTTACTAAACTATCACCAGATGATATTGGAAATGATGTGGTTTCATTGTCATTTTCAACACTGGAAGAAGACTGCTGAGATGTCTGGGCATTCAACGTCATATCATTTGAACCATGTGAACTGAGGGAGGAGGTCATTGCTTCTCCAGTTGGGTGATCATCTGCCTTGTCTTTTTGAGCATTTAAAACTTGGGTGCTGTCTTGTTGACTGGAGCTCTGTTGTAATGAGGAAGGTGGAGAAGGAGCAGCTGGAGGTGAATACGTCTGCTTCAACAAGGTAGAGGAGGTTATCCTATCTGAAAGTGGTACTTTGCTATCTGTGTGTGGTTGAACTGCATACGAAGGTCCATCTGATGTTAATAATGACTTTGAGTCAGTCTTCCTCATGTGCTTTGATGGAGCCTGTTGGAAGAAAGGACATGTGTTGACCAGAATTCATCAGGAAATGTCTGAAGATATTCAGTCATTCAGGTCACTCAAGGATATCCAGTGAAATTAAATCAAAGGCAGCCTGGAGTAGCTATAAATTTGAGGAAATGTGACAGGCGATGACTCCGACAGACTTTGACTTAATTTCACtgacattttataataacaCATCACTAAAGAGTCACGGtaaataaggtttttttatttattaattactcattttGTGTAACCACTACATGGTACTATGATCTGGGGATTTTAGAAGCATCTGGGTGAATTAGACAGAAGTACATGGCACATGACATTcgagcaaaaataaaacaaacaagaggAATATATTTAGCTCTAGGCTTTCCAGTAACTGTTTGTTGGTCATAAGAACAAAACTGAATAACAGTGCAGATGAAGGACTTCCAACTACATATTTGTCAGTTTATGGGAGAGGGAGACAAAAAGATTGAGAATGACAGTAACAAAGAGAAGATAAGATCTGAGTGAGCAAAAAAAGACCGAGATAAATTGAAGGGatgtaaaaatagataaaaaatgtcaaaccaCTGGTGGCTAAAAATGGCAAGATACAGAGAGAAaaagcattttgtcattttattttttaaactagatataaagaaacaaagaaagaaagaaaagaactgAAATAGCTACCTTCTTAGAGGCTGTAATGACTGGTGTAGAGTCAGCTTTTTTGGATGTAGTGGGAAGCCTTGTGGATGCTTTTGGAGAAATGCAATCTTTTTTCTGAATCTCACGATGTGATTGTTTGGCCCCTCTGATTTCAGGGCTGGAGACTTCACCTCCACATGAACTATGACTATCTCCATGTGAAAGCCTCTGAGAGATTCTGATTGTGGGCCTGCATATGAAGTTCTCAAGGCTCTTTGGGGGCTTCTTTGTCCGTTTTGCTCCAAcgccaattttcatttttaaatttccaTCTGACTGGTCAGACTTTGTATCTGTGAATTCCCCCGGACTagtctgctgctgctgcttagCTTCAATGGTAATACTCTTTGAGGAAGCTTCTAGTTCACCCCCTTTGGTTTTTCTCATCCTCTTCCTGTCTTCTGTCCTCTCACTTTGTTCTTCTTTCTCCACTCTAGGTGTTGTCTTTTGCCTTTTCTTATCCATTTGAACTTTCAGAGTAGTAGACGTGAATGGGTGAAGTACTTTGACAGTCAAAGTTTTGTCAATAATTAATGTTCAGCTTATGAGACACGATAATGTCACGTTTTTCAGTCTTATTTAACACTCTTCTTACATCTCACTTGACTTGAGAGAGCAATACGGTATTGGTACCATGAAAAGGGctataataaaaggaaaaacaagaaaaaaaaaacattag
The sequence above is drawn from the Labeo rohita strain BAU-BD-2019 chromosome 16, IGBB_LRoh.1.0, whole genome shotgun sequence genome and encodes:
- the LOC127177994 gene encoding histone-lysine N-methyltransferase ASH1L isoform X2 — its product is MDKKRQKTTPRVEKEEQSERTEDRKRMRKTKGGELEASSKSITIEAKQQQQTSPGEFTDTKSDQSDGNLKMKIGVGAKRTKKPPKSLENFICRPTIRISQRLSHGDSHSSCGGEVSSPEIRGAKQSHREIQKKDCISPKASTRLPTTSKKADSTPVITASKKAPSKHMRKTDSKSLLTSDGPSYAVQPHTDSKVPLSDRITSSTLLKQTYSPPAAPSPPSSLQQSSSQQDSTQVLNAQKDKADDHPTGEAMTSSLSSHGSNDMTLNAQTSQQSSSSVENDNETTSFPISSGDSLVKQTPCPPKKSRIRESNVDNVLNTTEKEDGDSACSKNMSNTITNSRSKENGLLHQQSPSIKTPLLLTASDKSAESATPENSTCTPESLENRGRNKKYNESDAIDGTRKMTMEPAQAVAVQPKDGSRVGHITDKNKKRARHSSNQDKDVPCSSQTPGSADSQFNSSVPSDEPPLHPKQNILSQKKQRSVQMTKMENQGEKMDLAKTANVSSAACKKIPQKSNLKKIPSIKSSKALSSQQGKSRQVGQPPKSKQLQNAPPSSETFSFESPPKKRGRPKVTRLEGTLQESKSQKSSTKFPIIEHANVPDPENLPKPTPKTLGHSKCSSSAQKKRSKSLNSASGKKGAEGKLKPSLSKARDAQISRKRNRLIMKTIITNINKMRVKKKDKVLTQFLSGQSQSYKSGFTQKDNEGDANSSASDGAHSLSSLVNSFGGKLGPQINISKRGTIYIGKRRGRKPKTQKETPGQDSEQVVGQKSQQVLTESSNQLNSWSTSGEHSHSFDSQSPLCGSTYSFKHLESPSPTPSSFRRKLHLGNREYDQHSAPKVTSSQKVKPVHEEKSKTPSSSQSTPCPSATSQLGSVRIQDRRSTHLGRSVLMEQESLKYKCHRKGHNCFSHDKIRRHKHKCKKKYLQLRAKRQDPAFLAEIEELVVRLSAIRIVHHISLRGCGDEAKSGRKSGKGKAHPHVLQCLPQNLHHPAMFQINFSGYYSPQSDFSRDSLHYVGMADFKRNNGCPSQPGEHIVTHCPVVHKLGFPLSGGGCYHPPYKMPLSTTSFGFGLYRGYPPSATIYPSSPFLPSYVHPYSKNPILTPSKFHKRKHKFLRRDSVLCGGKPQGTYANVTSHSPSDWFSRNSWQREDNREQARDKRFVDDRVREREGVEGMLGQGKIRKDHFRRGPPSNSPCSSSTPSKQAEKHKSSPLSYIGPAHLRPVSKVRWAEHHQPWRWRESSQVEPGNRVLNPEAGSGYQDDDDEGDEDLPSPPLAERAIHHHTFLRNPNLASSAYSRMTAQRSMGEVQPASRNIMRPGSSLMKDCSAGGIRTSESFQPGGSLFSEHFSASPSLNEGQERERREKRPNISRTHFQTNDIRPFSSCTATKISLSNLNNSKNTAQSKRKLKHVKKPLKKKNPRGQEVTGSEVKRRGRGRPRKNPAPCFSPPLPATPLHFEATECPAKRKKGERDDYTVLSAIESMAQHEKRKRRKKRDEMRSDDRQLDEGKDATLSQEPSQSHIDTSSPSKDPSVSVNSQAEKSPDMAAEKIYEWAGLYSNVYKSENPTSLSSPVHTDCLDYDPEEHEHGLLPAPIHVGKYLRLKRIDFQLPYDIYRLCAQEKRPKKSRKNPRKTAPSNGSVDVMSRTQTEDSSCKHQKLSVNHDCVSDSLNGNVSPRPNTEETGKEISETDIENNLPNQPDPPKQQEKGSDAENIPSPLLMMPLSCEERSFVLEHGIFLVRNYEKMRDRQALLLREEVTEREEENKDDRGSSQKGDQKGDLEDTSTKSDQCLTHSSPQSENREGDDEGRSVQSKNLTQTLQGIYDVIVSHKGSSGQTLAAPLLNLCSRKRSGSAPVDLSTLQKQLLAGHYESLDSFHSDMLKVFHCAEKYYGCESSVGRNVRQLREVYNSAHQEALTHIGSFL
- the LOC127177994 gene encoding histone-lysine N-methyltransferase ASH1L isoform X3, whose product is MDKKRQKTTPRVEKEEQSERTEDRKRMRKTKGGELEASSKSITIEAKQQQQTSPGEFTDTKSDQSDGNLKMKIGVGAKRTKKPPKSLENFICRPTIRISQRLSHGDSHSSCGGEVSSPEIRGAKQSHREIQKKDCISPKASTRLPTTSKKADSTPVITASKKAPSKHMRKTDSKSLLTSDGPSYAVQPHTDSKVPLSDRITSSTLLKQTYSPPAAPSPPSSLQQSSSQQDSTQVLNAQKDKADDHPTGEAMTSSLSSHGSNDMTLNAQTSQQSSSSVENDNETTSFPISSGDSLVKQTPCPPKKSRIRESNVDNVLNTTEKEDGDSACSKNMSNTITNSRSKENGLLHQQSPSIKTPLLLTASDKSAESATPENSTCTPESLENRGRNKKYNESDAIDGTRKMTMEPAQAVAVQPKDGSRVGHITDKNKKRARHSSNQDKDVPCSSQTPGSADSQFNSSVPSDEPPLHPKQNILSQKKQRSVQMTKMENQGEKMDLAKTANVSSAACKKIPQKSNLKKIPSIKSSKALSSQQGKSRQVGQPPKSKQLQNAPPSSETFSFESPPKKRGRPKVTRLEGTLQESKSQKSSTKFPIIEHANVPDPENLPKPTPKTLGHSKCSSSAQKKRSKSLNSASGKKGAEGKLKPSLSKARDAQISRKRNRLIMKTIITNINKMRVKKKDKVLTQFLSGQSQSYKSGFTQKDNEGDANSSASDGAHSLSSLVNSFGGKLGPQINISKRGTIYIGKRRGRKPKTQKETPGQDSEQVVGQKSQQVLTESSNQLNSWSTSGEHSHSFDSQSPLCGSTYSFKHLESPSPTPSSFRRKLHLGNREYDQHSAPKVTSSQKVKPVHEEKSKTPSSSQSTPCPSATSQLGSVRIQDRRSTHLGRSVLMEQESLKYKCHRKGHNCFSHDKIRRHKHKCKKKYLQLRAKRQDPAFLAEIEELVVRLSAIRIVHHISLRGCGDEAKSGRKSGKGKAHPHVLQCLPQNLHHPAMFQINFSGYYSPQSDFSRDSLHYVGMADFKRNNGCPSQPGEHIVTHCPVVHKLGFPLSGGGCYHPPYKMPLSTTSFGFGLYRGYPPSATIYPSSPFLPSYVHPYSKNPILTPSKFHKRKHKFLRRDSVLCGGKPQGTYANVTSHSPSDWFSRNSWQREDNREQARDKRFVDDRVREREGVEGMLGQGKIRKDHFRRGPPSNSPCSSSTPSKQAEKHKSSPLSYIGPAHLRPVSKVRWAEHHQPWRWRESSQVEPGNRVLNPEAGSGYQDDDDEGDEDLPSPPLAERAIHHHTFLRNPNLASSAYSRMTAQRSMGEVQPASRNIMRPGSSLMKDCSAGGIRTSESFQPGGSLFSEHFSASPSLNEGQERERREKRPNISRTHFQTNDIRPFSSCTATKISLSNLNNSKNTAQSKRKLKHVKKPLKKKNPRGQEVTGSEVKRRGRGRPRKNPAPCFSPPLPATPLHFEATECPAKRKKGERDDYTVLSAIESMAQHEKRKRRKKRDEMRSDDRQLDEGKDATLSQEPSQSHIDTSSPSKDPSVSVNSQAEKSPDMAAEKIYEWAGLYSNVYKSENPTSLSSPVHTDCLDYDPEEHEHGLLPAPIHVGKYLRLKRIDFQLPYDIYRLCAQEKRPKKSRKNPRKTAPSNGSVDVMSRTQTEDSSCKHQKLSVNHDCVSDSLNGNVSPRPNTEETGKEISETDIENNLPNQPDPPKQQEKGSDAENIPSPLLMMPLSCEERSFVLEHGIFLVRNYEKMRDRQALLLREEVTEREEENKDDRGSSQKGDQKGDLEDTSTKPVPDSLQPTV